A genome region from Penicillium psychrofluorescens genome assembly, chromosome: 3 includes the following:
- a CDS encoding uncharacterized protein (ID:PFLUO_005685-T1.cds;~source:funannotate), giving the protein MSVETCQQVIKAALVQVVLAHPALQVGIGAADTNEPSFLRLPSLDISNHLEWRDLSQTPPASYDDTVIKVIEVEHTKDWQDVATRPAWKLTVFQSPISKDGLGCTFDFLFAAHHSVADGKSLSVFHTSLLSALDEASRNPIEAEDFVTLPTTSALTPSLEDIMDFKISKSYLIKTLWGEFAPLWLQGKPSALPWTGAPIALRPRPQHTRLITFPEEVVSRLLEACRSHKVTITPLLHALIATSVSQRLPGETTTGGMAATTVIGLRPYADKSKIPHGMDLDRSMADMATAYTHNISPSTVSELRDGSQDSDDSVIWALTTKLGSEIKNRLATLPEDDITGLLAWVSDWFKRSNKMQGKPRDTTWEVSNLGSMPYRPALTGAGNAGWQLRRSIFTQSGNAIGAAFSVNVSSVAQGPLTLTLTWQDGIVEGALMDGVAKDLDLWCKQLQKSGKFRAF; this is encoded by the coding sequence ATGTCCGTCGAGACTTGTCAGCAGGTGATCAAAGCAGCACTAGTGCAAGTCGTGCTGGCACACCCGGCTCTGCAAGTTGGGATCGGCGCCGCAGACACCAATGAGCCCTCATTTCTTCGGCTACCGTCTCTGGATATTTCCAATCACCTGGAATGGAGGGACCTGTCCCAAACGCCCCCCGCTTCGTACGATGACACTGTAATCAAGGTCATTGAAGTAGAGCACACGAAGGATTGGCAGGATGTAGCGACTCGCCCTGCGTGGAAACTGACCGTTTTCCAGAGCCCCATATCCAAAGACGGGTTGGGATGTACCTTCGACTTCCTTTTTGCGGCACATCATTCCGTTGCTGACGGGAAGAGTTTGAGTGTGTTTCACACCTCTCTACTATCTGCATTAGACGAAGCATCGAGGAATCCAATCGAGGCGGAGGATTTTGTCACTTTGCCAACAACCTCTGCCCTCACACCGTCGCTGGAGGATATCATGGACTTCAAGATCTCAAAATCGTATCTCATCAAGACCCTTTGGGGAGAGTTTGCGCCCTTGTGGCTCCAGGGGAAACCCTCTGCCCTGCCTTGGACTGGCGCGCCAATCGCTctgcggccgcggccacAACATACGCGGCTAATCACCTTCCCCGAAGAAGTCGTGTCCCGACTCCTCGAGGCCTGCAGGTCACACAAGGTGACCATAACCCCGCTGCTTCATGCACTCATCGCCACGTCGGTATCGCAGAGACTGCCTGGAGAAACGACGACTGGGGGTATGGCAGCTACGACAGTCATTGGGCTTCGTCCCTACGCAGATAAATCGAAAATCCCGCACGGCATGGACCTTGATAGATCCATGGCCGATATGGCGACGGCGTATACACACAACATCAGCCCATCCACGGTTTCAGAGCTGCGAGATGGCAGCCAAGACTCAGATGACTCTGTGATCTGGGCCCTGACTACGAAGCTAGGCTCGGAGATCAAAAATCGCCTTGCGACGTTGCCGGAGGATGATATAACCGGTCTGCTGGCCTGGGTATCGGATTGGTTCAAGAGATCCAACAAAATGCAGGGCAAGCCGCGAGACACGACTTGGGAGGTTTCGAACCTTGGATCCATGCCTTATCGGCCTGCTCTCACCGGGGCTGGGAATGCTGGGTGGCAACTGCGACGCTCAATTTTCACGCAATCTGGCAATGCCATCGGTGCGGCTTTTAGCGTAAATGTCTCTAGCGTCGCCCAAGGCCCATTGACTTTGACACTGACCTGGCAAGATGGCATTGTTGAGGGGGCATTAATGGATGGGGTGGCCAAGGACTTGGACTTGTGGTGCAAGCAGCTTCAAAAGTCCGGCAAGTTTAGAGCCTTTTAA
- a CDS encoding uncharacterized protein (ID:PFLUO_005688-T1.cds;~source:funannotate), which yields MSGDQYLNGLTLFFVGYVLFEIPCNIVLRRATPRIWLPTLSIVWGIVATLLGVVQNYSGFLSSRFFLGIAESGLFPGVVFYMSMWYKRNEQHYRIALFFSAASLAGAFGGILAWGIGHMDGVGGYSGWRWIFILEGLLTLVISVISYFWVYNYPSTAEFLSKEERQFIQFRLKNDNDATREEAFTWSAVLDAVKDPKIWLYGLGFHTLSLPQYTLSLFLPTIIEELGFSAAEAQLLTVPPYVIAVILTIAVAVFSQRTRLRAPFIMGSSAIACIGYIILLTDSQPAVCYVGTIFLAAGIFPAVAIVLSWPANNVSGQTKRCIANAMQISIGNCGAILGTQLYRTEMKPRYYLGNGVALGYLVGNICVVGLLWYILHRENVKKERLREEQGLAALMGDIGDAEGEFLGDKDPRWVFQT from the exons ATGT CTGGAGATCAGTATCTCAACGGCCTCACCTTGTTCTTTGTCGGCTACGTGCTGTTCGAAATCCCATGCAATATCGTTCTAAGGAGGGCCACGCCCAGAATATGGCTGCCCACCCTCTCCATCGTTTGGGGCATTGTCGCTACACTTTTAGGAGTTGTCCAGAACTACTCTGGCTTCCTGTCTTCGCGTTTCTTTCTCGGTATCGCGGAGAGTGGTCTCTTCCCTGGTGTGGTATTCTATATGTCCATGTGGTATAAACGGAATGAGCAGCACTATCGCATTGCTCTATTTTTCAGTGCCGCATCGCTTGCGGGTGCGTTTGGCGGAATTCTCGCATGG GGCATTGGACATATGGATGGCGTGGGCGGTTATAGTGGTTGGCGATGGATCTTCATCCTG GAAGGTCTATTGACTCTTGTGATTTCCGTCATCAGCTATTTTTGGGTCTACAACTACCCCTCGACTGCGGAGTTTCTatccaaggaagaaaggCAGTTCATTCAATTCCGCCTGAAAAATGATAACGACGCCACGCGCGAAGAAGCCTTCACATGGTCCGCTGTGCTAGATGCAGTTAAAGACCCTAAGATCTGGCTATATGGATTAGGATTTCATACCTTGTCTCTGCCGCAGTACACACTTTCACTCTTCTTG CCAACTATTATCGAGGAACTGGGGTTTTCGGCCGCTGAAGCGCAACTACTTACAGTGCCGCCCTATGTGATAGCGGTCATCTTGACTATCGCCGTTGCAGTTTTCTCACAGCGGACACGACTCCGGGCGCCCTTCATCATGGGCTCATCTGCGATTGCATGTATCGGATATATTATCTTGCTTACCGACTCCCAACCTGCAGTGTGTTACGTGGGAACTATCTTTTTAGCAGCGGGAATCTTCCCTGCAGTTGCCATAGTGTTATCTTGGCCAGCCAATAACGTCTCCGGCCAGACGAAACGTTGCATCGCCAACGCTATGCAGATCTCTATTGGCAATTGCGGTGCGATCCTCGGCACACAACTCTACCGCACCGAAATGAAACCACGCTACTACCTTGGTAATGGCGTTGCGCTAGGTTACCTAGTCGGTAATATCTGCGTCGTCGGGTTACTGTGGTATATCCTACATCGGGAGAATGTGAAGAAAGAGCGTCTGCGGGAAGAGCAAGGATTGGCTGCTTTGATGGGCGATATTGGAGATGCAGAGGGCGAATTCTTAGGCGATAAGGATCCTCGATGGGTCTTCCAGACCTGA
- a CDS encoding uncharacterized protein (ID:PFLUO_005686-T1.cds;~source:funannotate), producing MGTRFKGDTKAPAVNVTTWVLLVTILFSVFARLGTKYRLFHKLTVDDIQIIASLVFGIGQGIVVSLAVESGYGKHLKDVSGANLVQVMKNLYAGSLLYILSLMFSKLSMVVFIRSLTPSSRDKWLARGVEAIVYAWATVAIFGSAFQCTVPHTWDIWNGQCFDELAWRYFICISNIITDLLIFAQAMILVSSIQTSLERRLMFAGIFVPRLFVVAAIIVEIIFVRKGTQTADPTYSMCEITILEVIIQCLSIVSACWGQLKPFLSWMRSNGLRLDGVEDPTTWNYKMSSRSQTQSKSRDRKFENHESFARSSRRDQIFVTQDWELDSQSSQAHIVSETHPWTGHGGGQDH from the exons ATGGGTACACGATTCAAAGGCGACACCAAAGCTCCGGCGGTCAACGTCACTACATGGGTGCTTTTGGTCACAATACTTTTTAGTGTCTTTGCTCGACTGGGAACTAAATATCGATTATTCCACAAGCTGACTGTCGACGATATTCAGATCATTGCATCTCTG GTCTTCGGCATCGGTCAGGGTATTGTCGTATCTTTGGCGGTTGAATCCGGCTATGGGAAGCATCTCAAGGATGTCTCCGGCGCCAACTTGGTTCAAGTGATGAAG AACCTCTATGCGGGGTCTCTTCTGTACATCCTGAGTTTGATGTTCTCGAAACTATCTATGGTCGTGTTCATTCGGAGTCTCACGCCGTCCTCTAGAGATAAATGGCTCGCTAGAGGAGTCGAGGCCATTGTCTACGCCTGGGCGACCGTTGCGATTTTTGGCTCTGCTTTCCAATGCACCGTGCCGCACACTTGGGATATCTGGAATGGCCAATGTTTTGACGAG CTCGCATGGCGCTACTTCATCTGCATCTCGAACATCATCACCGACCTCTTGATCTTCGCCCAGGCAATGATATTGGTTTCCAGCATCCAAACCTCGCTAGAGCGACGCCTGATGTTTGCGGGAATTTTTGTGCCCCGGCTCTT TGTGGTGGCCGCAATCATCGTCGAGATCATTTTCGTCAGGAAAGGCACGCAGACCGCCGACCCGACGTACAGCATGTGCGAGATCACGATTTTGGAAGTGATCATTCAGTGTTTGAGCATTGTGAGCGCATGCTGGGGACAACTCAAGCCCTTTCTGTCGTGGATGCGATCGAACGGCCTCAGGCTcgatggcgttgaagatCCAACCACCTGGAACTACAAAATGAGCTCGCGGTCGCAGACGCAGTCCAAGTCCCGGGACCGCAAATTCGAGAACCACGAGAGCTTCGCTCGCTCGAGTCGACGAGACCAGATTTTTGTCACGCAAGATTGGGAACTGGACAGCCAGTCAAGCCAGGCGCACATCGTCTCGGAGACCCACCCATGGACTGGCCACGGTGGCGGTCAGGACCACTGA
- a CDS encoding uncharacterized protein (ID:PFLUO_005687-T1.cds;~source:funannotate), with translation MVVVSALLNLINIGSAVALRDILSMAVSGVYLSYLVVAILLFRRRIKGDISRYNGSEEDVVNVPGAKLVWGPFHCPGIWGILINAFAIIYIIIVIFFSYWPAGMNPSVEEMNWSVLGIGGSSIIAIVYYFMRARRIYTGPIVEVSI, from the exons ATGG TAGTCGTCAGTGCGCTGCTAAACCTTATCAATATTGGTTCCGCCGTTGCCCTGAGAGACATTCTGTCTATGGCAGTATCTGGTGTGTACCTTTCCTATCTCGTTGTTGCGATTCTGCTCTTCCGCCGCCGAATCAAGGGCGACATCTCCCGGTATAATGGCAGTGAGGAGGATGTTGTCAACGTGCCCGGTGCGAAGCTTGTCTGGGGGCCATTCCATTGCCCTGGCATCTGGGGTATCTTGATCAACGCGTTCGCGATCATTTACATCATCATCGTTATCTTTTTCAGCTACTGGCCTGCGGGAATGAACCCCAGTGTGGAGGAAATGAACTGGAGCGTCCTGGGTATCGGTGGCAGTAGCATTATTGCCATTGTATACTACTTCATGCGTGCCCGACGGATCTACACTGGCCCTATTGTGGAAGTCTCCATTTAG